In Flavobacterium gelatinilyticum, a genomic segment contains:
- a CDS encoding efflux RND transporter permease subunit produces MFNKFIQRPVLSIVISLIIVFLGVLSVLNLPITQFPTISPPMVNVTADYPGSNGELMVKAVVIPLERALNGVPGMKYMASDAGNDGEATIKVVFNLGTDPNQAAINVQNRVASVTNKLPPLVIREGIKITREVPSMLMYVNLYSTDKNTDMKFLYNYADINVLSELKRVNGIGSGDILGTREYAMRIWLKPDRMLAYKISADEVMEALSSQSLEASPGKTGESSGKRSQAFEYVLKYSGRFTTKEQYENIVVKSNSNGELLRLKDIAKVEFGSSMYDIYSNLNGRPSAAIVLKQSFGSNANQVIEEVKAKLEKIKQKFPKGMDYEISYDVSKFLDASIEKVIHTLVEAFILVGLVVFLFLGDWRSTVIPAIAVPVSLVGTFVFMQFFDISLNLITLFALVLAIGVVVDDAIVVIEAVHAKMEEEHLSPFKATKKAMHEIAGAIIAITFLMAAVFIPVAFMSGPVGVFYRQFSVTMATAIILSGIVALTLTPALCAMMLKNNHGQPKRKTPANRFIDAFNDKFNLAQGKYQNLLGKIVNRRVVTIAALLVFCAGTWLISSNVPSGFIPNEDQGMFYAVIQTPPGSSLERTNNIAERLQKIAEKIDGVKSVSSLAGYEILSEGTGANSGTCLVNLKDWSDRKHSVLEIMKELEEKSKDIAGANIEFFQPPAVPGYGAAGGFELRLLDKTGSGDYKRMEQVNNDFVAELNKQPELSNVFSFYSSSFPQYMMKVDNDLAQQKGVSIENAMNTLSTLVGSNYEISFIKYGINYKVIVQASPEYRAQPDDILKLYVKNDRDEMVPYSAFMRLEKVYGLSEITRHNMYTSTQISGSPAAGYSSGTAIKVIQEIAAKKLPRGYDIDWAGISADEVAQGNQAIWVFLICLGFVYLVLAAQYESFILPLSVIFSLPAGIFGAFLLLKIAGLENNIYAQVAMVMLIGLLGKNAVLIVEFAIQRHAAGLSVLQAAMEGAKARFRPILMTSFAFIAGLIPLVFATGPGKIGNRTIGTAAAGGMLIGTICGVFVIPGLYFIFAKIAEKHKLVKHEEENPLTEEIDNNHV; encoded by the coding sequence ATGTTTAATAAATTTATACAAAGACCTGTTCTGTCGATTGTTATATCGCTGATAATTGTCTTTTTAGGAGTTTTGTCGGTACTTAATTTACCAATTACACAATTTCCTACCATTTCGCCTCCAATGGTGAATGTAACAGCAGATTATCCTGGTTCTAACGGTGAATTAATGGTTAAGGCGGTTGTAATTCCTTTGGAAAGAGCCTTAAACGGAGTTCCGGGAATGAAATATATGGCTTCTGATGCTGGAAACGATGGAGAAGCAACAATAAAAGTGGTTTTTAATTTGGGGACAGATCCTAATCAGGCCGCCATTAACGTACAGAACCGTGTGGCTTCGGTTACTAATAAACTTCCTCCTTTGGTAATTCGTGAAGGAATTAAAATTACACGAGAAGTACCAAGTATGTTAATGTATGTAAACCTTTACAGTACAGACAAAAATACCGACATGAAGTTTTTATACAACTATGCCGATATAAACGTACTTTCTGAATTAAAAAGGGTAAACGGAATTGGTTCCGGAGATATTCTGGGAACACGTGAATATGCTATGCGTATCTGGCTGAAACCAGATCGTATGCTGGCATATAAAATTTCTGCCGATGAGGTAATGGAAGCATTATCAAGCCAGAGTTTAGAAGCTTCTCCCGGTAAAACAGGAGAAAGTTCTGGTAAACGTTCGCAGGCATTTGAATATGTATTGAAATATTCCGGACGTTTTACAACAAAAGAACAATATGAAAACATCGTTGTAAAATCAAATTCTAACGGAGAACTTTTACGATTAAAAGATATTGCCAAAGTTGAATTTGGAAGTTCGATGTATGATATCTATTCGAATTTGAACGGAAGACCATCAGCTGCAATTGTATTGAAACAATCTTTTGGAAGTAACGCGAATCAGGTAATTGAAGAAGTAAAAGCGAAACTGGAAAAAATCAAACAAAAATTTCCAAAAGGAATGGATTATGAGATTTCGTATGACGTTTCTAAATTCCTTGATGCTTCTATCGAAAAAGTAATTCACACACTGGTTGAAGCCTTTATTCTGGTAGGTCTGGTAGTTTTCCTTTTCCTTGGAGACTGGCGTTCTACGGTTATTCCGGCTATTGCAGTTCCGGTTTCGTTAGTTGGAACCTTTGTATTTATGCAGTTTTTTGATATTTCATTAAACTTAATCACCTTATTTGCTCTTGTATTGGCTATTGGGGTCGTGGTCGATGACGCGATTGTGGTTATCGAAGCCGTCCATGCCAAGATGGAAGAGGAACATCTGTCGCCATTTAAAGCAACTAAAAAAGCAATGCACGAGATTGCGGGGGCAATTATTGCTATTACGTTCCTTATGGCGGCAGTATTTATTCCGGTGGCATTTATGTCAGGTCCTGTTGGGGTTTTCTACAGACAGTTCTCTGTAACTATGGCAACGGCAATTATACTTTCGGGTATTGTGGCATTGACCTTAACACCTGCACTTTGTGCCATGATGCTGAAAAACAATCACGGTCAGCCTAAAAGGAAAACACCTGCAAACCGATTTATTGATGCTTTTAATGATAAGTTCAATTTAGCACAAGGAAAATATCAGAACCTGTTAGGGAAAATTGTTAACAGAAGAGTTGTAACCATAGCGGCGCTTCTTGTATTTTGTGCGGGAACATGGTTGATAAGCAGTAACGTACCATCTGGATTTATCCCGAATGAGGATCAGGGAATGTTCTATGCGGTTATTCAGACGCCGCCTGGATCATCATTAGAAAGAACCAATAATATTGCTGAAAGACTGCAGAAAATTGCAGAAAAAATCGACGGCGTAAAATCAGTTTCTTCACTGGCGGGTTACGAAATTTTGTCTGAAGGTACAGGAGCCAACTCAGGAACCTGTCTGGTTAACCTTAAAGACTGGAGCGACAGAAAACATTCGGTTCTTGAAATTATGAAAGAACTGGAAGAAAAATCCAAAGATATTGCAGGTGCTAATATCGAATTTTTCCAGCCGCCTGCGGTACCGGGATATGGAGCTGCCGGAGGATTTGAGCTTCGATTGTTAGATAAAACAGGTTCAGGAGATTATAAGAGAATGGAACAGGTAAACAACGATTTTGTTGCCGAGCTGAATAAACAGCCTGAATTATCAAATGTATTCAGTTTTTACAGTTCCAGTTTCCCTCAGTACATGATGAAAGTAGATAATGATCTGGCGCAGCAAAAAGGCGTTTCTATCGAAAATGCCATGAATACGCTTTCGACTCTTGTGGGAAGTAACTACGAAATCAGTTTTATTAAATACGGAATCAACTATAAAGTAATCGTTCAGGCTTCTCCCGAATATCGTGCCCAGCCGGATGATATTTTAAAATTGTATGTAAAAAATGACCGCGACGAAATGGTACCGTATTCTGCTTTTATGCGATTAGAAAAAGTGTACGGACTTTCGGAAATTACACGTCATAATATGTACACTTCAACACAAATCAGCGGTTCTCCTGCAGCGGGTTACAGTTCAGGTACAGCGATTAAAGTAATTCAGGAAATAGCGGCAAAAAAACTGCCGAGAGGCTATGATATTGACTGGGCCGGTATTTCTGCCGATGAGGTGGCGCAGGGCAATCAGGCAATCTGGGTATTCCTGATTTGTTTAGGATTTGTTTATCTGGTTTTAGCAGCACAATACGAAAGTTTTATTTTGCCTTTGTCAGTAATTTTCTCTTTGCCGGCAGGTATTTTTGGAGCATTCCTTTTATTGAAAATAGCAGGATTAGAAAACAATATTTATGCTCAGGTTGCCATGGTAATGCTTATTGGACTATTGGGTAAAAATGCCGTGCTGATTGTAGAGTTTGCTATTCAAAGACACGCAGCAGGATTATCTGTTTTACAGGCAGCAATGGAAGGGGCAAAAGCAAGGTTTCGTCCTATTTTGATGACTTCATTTGCCTTTATTGCAGGGTTAATTCCGCTTGTATTTGCAACTGGTCCGGGTAAAATTGGTAACAGAACCATTGGAACCGCGGCGGCCGGAGGTATGCTTATAGGAACCATTTGTGGTGTATTTGTAATTCCGGGCTTGTATTTCATATTTGCTAAAATTGCCGAGAAACACAAACTGGTAAAACATGAAGAAGAGAATCCATTAACAGAAGAAATTGACAACAATCATGTATAA
- a CDS encoding TolC family protein: protein MYKFKPYQYSIAAALCLAATACKAPVAETASTSAPVPEAFGNVKSQDTTNISALKWKDFFKDQNLVELIDIALKNNQELNMTLQEIEIAKNDIRIRKGALLPSVGVRAGAGVEKVGRYTSQGAGDATTDIKPGIKTPDPLPDYTIAAYANWEVDIWKKLRNSKKAAVNRYLATVEGKNFVITNLIAEIADSYYELLALDSQLDIVKQTIELQSNALEIVKVQKQAARATELGVQKFQAEVLTSKSLEFDILQKIKENENKINFLLGRYPQEIKRGKTNFTDLLPAAVNSGIPSQLLTNRPDVKQAELELVVAKLDVKVARAEFYPSLDISAALGVQAFKPSYLFTFPESLLYSLAGDIAAPLINRNAIKAEFSSANARQLQALYNYDKTILNAYLEVSTQLSKIENLQKGYDLKSQQVDALNKSIDVSNDLFKSARVDYFEVLMTQRDALEAKLELIDTKKEQLNAAVHVYRDLGGGWK from the coding sequence ATGTATAAATTCAAACCTTATCAATACAGTATTGCAGCAGCGTTATGTCTTGCCGCGACCGCATGTAAAGCGCCTGTGGCCGAGACAGCAAGCACAAGCGCTCCGGTTCCTGAAGCATTTGGAAATGTAAAATCTCAGGATACGACAAATATATCGGCTTTAAAATGGAAAGACTTTTTTAAAGACCAAAATCTGGTTGAACTGATCGATATTGCCCTGAAAAACAATCAGGAACTAAATATGACTTTGCAGGAAATTGAAATTGCAAAAAATGATATTCGCATTCGTAAGGGAGCTTTACTGCCGTCTGTAGGCGTTCGTGCAGGAGCGGGAGTAGAGAAAGTAGGCCGTTATACAAGTCAGGGTGCCGGTGATGCCACAACCGATATTAAACCGGGAATAAAGACACCGGATCCTTTACCAGATTATACTATTGCTGCTTATGCAAACTGGGAAGTAGATATTTGGAAAAAACTGCGTAATTCTAAAAAAGCAGCCGTAAACCGTTATTTAGCAACAGTTGAAGGTAAAAATTTTGTAATTACAAATTTAATTGCCGAAATCGCTGATTCGTATTATGAATTATTGGCTCTAGATAGTCAGCTTGATATTGTAAAGCAGACTATTGAATTACAAAGTAATGCATTAGAAATTGTAAAAGTTCAAAAACAGGCTGCAAGAGCAACAGAATTAGGAGTTCAGAAATTTCAGGCTGAGGTTTTAACTTCAAAAAGTTTAGAGTTTGATATTCTTCAGAAAATAAAAGAGAACGAAAACAAAATCAACTTTTTGTTAGGGCGTTATCCGCAGGAAATCAAAAGAGGGAAAACCAATTTTACAGACTTGCTTCCGGCAGCTGTAAACTCAGGAATTCCGTCTCAATTGTTAACGAACCGTCCGGATGTAAAACAAGCCGAACTGGAATTGGTTGTAGCAAAACTGGATGTAAAAGTGGCTCGCGCTGAATTTTATCCTTCACTGGATATTTCGGCTGCGTTAGGAGTTCAGGCTTTCAAACCATCGTATTTGTTTACTTTTCCTGAATCGCTTTTGTATTCATTAGCCGGAGATATTGCCGCACCGCTTATTAACAGAAACGCTATTAAAGCTGAGTTTTCGAGTGCCAATGCAAGACAGCTTCAGGCTTTGTACAATTATGATAAAACGATTCTTAATGCCTATTTAGAAGTTTCAACACAGCTTTCTAAAATCGAAAACCTTCAAAAAGGCTACGATTTAAAATCACAGCAGGTTGATGCTTTAAATAAATCTATTGATGTATCGAATGATTTGTTTAAATCGGCAAGAGTAGATTATTTCGAAGTTTTAATGACGCAGAGAGATGCATTAGAAGCAAAACTGGAATTAATCGATACCAAAAAAGAGCAATTAAATGCTGCTGTTCATGTTTACAGAGACCTGGGCGGCGGATGGAAATAA
- a CDS encoding GH1 family beta-glucosidase → MNKIESSFLNKNQFGDDFLWGVSTAAFQIEGAHDSDGKGSSIWDVFTSQKGKIKNGHHALTACDFYNCYQDDINLIRELNIPNFRFSISWPRIMPTGVHPVNQTGIDYYNKIIDALLASGIEPWITLYHWDLPHELEVKGGWTNRESVSWFKEYVEVCVQHFGNRVKNWMVINEPSVFTGAGYFLGIHAPGKKGITNYLKAMHHVTLATAAGAKIIRKHIPQAHIGTTFSCTHIEPATESTKDVEAAKRVDTLLNRTFIEPILGLGYPQKDLPVLKKLNNYILEDDLNNLDFDFDFIGLQCYTREVVKYSLLTPYIGAELVSAVKRNVISTEMGWEVYPPALYHVLKKFNEYEGIRKIIITENGAAFPDTVTNGKVYDIKRTHYIQDHLEQILKAKKDGLNVEGYFVWSLTDNFEWAEGYNARFGLIHVDFETQKRTIKNSGLWFKDFLS, encoded by the coding sequence ATGAATAAAATTGAAAGCTCATTTTTAAACAAAAACCAATTTGGTGACGATTTCTTGTGGGGTGTATCAACCGCCGCTTTCCAAATTGAAGGTGCTCATGATTCTGACGGAAAAGGTTCTTCTATCTGGGATGTTTTTACATCTCAAAAAGGAAAAATAAAAAACGGACATCATGCCCTGACAGCCTGCGATTTCTACAACTGTTATCAGGACGATATTAATCTAATCCGAGAATTAAACATTCCCAATTTCAGATTTTCTATCAGCTGGCCGCGTATTATGCCAACCGGAGTTCATCCTGTAAATCAGACCGGAATCGATTATTACAATAAAATTATAGACGCACTGCTAGCTTCGGGAATCGAACCCTGGATTACTTTGTATCATTGGGATCTGCCGCATGAACTGGAAGTAAAAGGAGGCTGGACAAACCGTGAATCGGTTTCCTGGTTTAAAGAATATGTCGAAGTCTGCGTACAGCATTTTGGCAATCGTGTCAAGAACTGGATGGTAATTAACGAACCTTCGGTATTTACGGGGGCCGGATATTTTTTAGGCATTCACGCACCTGGCAAAAAAGGGATTACCAATTATTTGAAAGCGATGCACCACGTTACGCTTGCAACTGCTGCAGGAGCCAAAATAATTCGTAAACATATTCCGCAGGCTCATATTGGAACTACATTTTCCTGCACTCATATCGAACCCGCAACCGAGAGTACAAAAGATGTTGAAGCTGCAAAACGTGTCGATACTTTACTCAACCGAACGTTTATCGAACCTATTTTAGGATTGGGTTATCCGCAGAAAGATCTTCCGGTTCTTAAAAAACTAAACAACTATATTTTAGAAGATGATTTAAATAATCTCGACTTCGATTTTGACTTTATAGGTCTGCAGTGTTACACACGCGAAGTTGTAAAATATTCTCTTCTGACTCCCTACATTGGCGCCGAATTGGTAAGTGCCGTAAAAAGAAATGTTATTTCTACCGAAATGGGCTGGGAAGTCTACCCGCCTGCCCTGTATCATGTTCTAAAAAAATTCAATGAATATGAGGGAATCAGAAAAATCATTATTACAGAAAACGGAGCCGCTTTTCCAGATACGGTTACAAACGGAAAAGTGTACGATATAAAACGAACACATTACATTCAGGATCATTTAGAACAAATCTTAAAAGCGAAAAAAGACGGTTTAAATGTCGAAGGATATTTCGTCTGGAGCCTTACCGATAACTTCGAATGGGCCGAAGGTTACAACGCCCGATTTGGTCTGATTCATGTTGATTTTGAAACCCAGAAACGAACCATCAAAAATTCCGGGTTGTGGTTTAAGGATTTTTTATCTTAA
- a CDS encoding ABC transporter permease, protein MKPLSQLFSLKKSEDSSFKPHEENEEEREQIRITYYQSGFAASVKATGKPIVLKACLQNLYMSFEDQCRKQKMEQDRLKQPYREEQEKNRTELKKSEAAIGIFEKKEQDVNDTIDQIKNEIIEVKRNPDKYGIEEGKGLKAQFYIGLILLLPITLYVLVFYISASYSAFFKEFSNDSLTAAIFDADAFTNAFKASWLEGVLVVTIPFVFMGLGYVIHMVQKGKGIKNILRLAALFLITFLFDSLLAYIIEKKIYEFNKTTESSPYNLNIALGEPEFWMIIFAGFVVYIIWGLVFDFVMKEFENIDKIRAFIRGKKENLINLEKLKADYNNKINDFKQQIVTINGKISELQSKIDGFVFPVKEYLHYHHQYKEGWFQAINTEIALPHKEKVELLENCESLSEEHLGRLNLVDPDFQHLVYSKN, encoded by the coding sequence ATGAAACCACTTTCACAATTATTTAGTTTAAAAAAATCCGAAGATTCCTCATTTAAACCTCATGAAGAAAACGAGGAAGAAAGAGAACAAATTAGAATCACCTATTACCAAAGCGGTTTTGCAGCTTCGGTAAAAGCAACCGGAAAACCAATTGTTTTAAAAGCATGTCTGCAAAATTTATATATGAGTTTTGAAGATCAGTGCCGAAAACAAAAAATGGAACAGGACAGGTTGAAACAGCCGTATCGCGAAGAGCAGGAAAAAAACAGAACAGAACTTAAAAAATCTGAAGCTGCAATTGGCATTTTCGAAAAAAAAGAACAGGATGTTAATGATACTATCGACCAGATCAAAAACGAAATTATCGAGGTAAAACGCAATCCGGATAAATACGGAATTGAAGAAGGAAAAGGCTTAAAAGCGCAATTTTATATTGGTCTGATTCTTTTGCTTCCTATAACCTTATATGTTTTGGTTTTCTATATTTCAGCTTCTTACTCGGCTTTTTTCAAAGAATTTTCAAATGACAGTCTAACAGCAGCCATTTTTGATGCAGATGCTTTTACCAATGCTTTTAAAGCAAGCTGGCTGGAAGGAGTTTTGGTTGTCACTATTCCGTTTGTATTTATGGGATTAGGCTATGTAATTCACATGGTTCAAAAAGGAAAAGGCATAAAAAACATTCTCAGACTCGCGGCACTTTTTCTGATTACCTTTTTATTTGATTCGCTTTTAGCTTACATCATCGAAAAAAAGATTTATGAGTTTAATAAAACAACAGAATCTTCTCCTTACAATTTAAATATCGCTCTGGGAGAACCTGAATTCTGGATGATCATTTTTGCCGGATTTGTTGTCTACATAATCTGGGGACTTGTATTTGATTTTGTGATGAAAGAATTTGAAAACATCGATAAAATCAGAGCTTTTATTAGAGGCAAAAAAGAAAACCTGATCAACTTGGAAAAACTAAAAGCAGATTACAACAATAAAATCAATGATTTTAAACAGCAGATTGTTACTATAAACGGTAAAATTTCAGAACTCCAGTCAAAAATTGACGGTTTTGTTTTCCCGGTAAAGGAATATCTGCATTATCATCACCAATACAAAGAAGGATGGTTTCAGGCTATCAATACAGAAATTGCACTGCCTCATAAAGAAAAAGTCGAACTGCTTGAAAACTGCGAAAGTTTGTCTGAAGAACATTTAGGACGATTAAATCTGGTAGATCCCGATTTTCAACATTTGGTCTATTCTAAAAACTAA
- a CDS encoding excalibur calcium-binding domain-containing protein — MGYRKGYYRKNGTYVQGHFTNNRSRSFSGKNNGCVLLILVFIMLTSIISCSDSADDISNSGSNSNSSSGSNSDCPTKTCASFKTRAEAQAVYDSNRKCYKNLDADGDGRACESLK; from the coding sequence ATGGGATATCGAAAAGGATATTACAGAAAAAACGGAACGTATGTTCAGGGACACTTTACAAATAACAGATCCAGATCTTTTTCAGGAAAAAATAACGGCTGTGTATTACTAATTCTGGTTTTCATTATGCTTACTTCAATCATTTCCTGCTCAGATTCAGCTGATGATATTTCTAACTCAGGTTCAAATTCAAATTCAAGCTCAGGTTCAAATTCAGATTGTCCAACAAAAACCTGTGCCAGTTTTAAAACACGGGCAGAAGCACAAGCTGTTTACGACAGTAACAGAAAGTGTTACAAAAATCTTGATGCGGACGGCGACGGCAGAGCCTGCGAATCTTTAAAATAA
- a CDS encoding DUF4236 domain-containing protein — protein sequence MGFRFQKRIKLGGGLGLNISKSGISPSLRTKMGTFSKRGYSTKTGIPGVRYQNSGCLVFFVFTGLLTFLIYTLKF from the coding sequence ATGGGCTTTCGATTTCAAAAAAGAATTAAACTTGGAGGCGGACTTGGACTTAACATTAGTAAATCCGGAATCTCTCCAAGTTTAAGAACCAAAATGGGCACATTTAGCAAAAGAGGCTATTCTACAAAAACAGGCATTCCCGGCGTACGTTACCAAAACAGCGGTTGCCTTGTTTTCTTTGTCTTCACAGGACTTCTTACATTTTTAATCTATACACTTAAATTTTAA
- a CDS encoding response regulator, with product MFKKVIIAEDLDAMNLGIIQVLKDLDITNFQHSKYCDEAFLKIRKAIQDNDPYDLLISDLSFKTDREAKIESGDELVKKVRELQPDIKIAAYSVEDKSFRIKSLFENADIDAFVLKGLHSIEELKKAIRLISTSDQKFISPEVASALQEKNNFEIDDLDIRILKYLANGTSQDEIIEIFKNSDVKPNSKSAIEKRLSKLKDFFKANNTVHLVSITKDMGII from the coding sequence ATGTTTAAAAAAGTAATAATAGCCGAGGATCTTGACGCAATGAATTTAGGAATTATACAAGTTCTGAAAGATTTGGACATTACTAATTTCCAGCACTCAAAATATTGCGATGAAGCCTTTTTAAAAATACGAAAAGCGATTCAGGACAATGATCCTTATGATTTACTAATCAGTGATCTTTCGTTTAAAACAGACCGCGAAGCAAAAATCGAAAGCGGAGATGAATTGGTAAAAAAGGTTCGCGAATTACAGCCGGATATTAAAATTGCAGCCTATTCTGTCGAAGATAAAAGTTTCCGCATCAAATCACTTTTTGAAAATGCAGACATTGATGCCTTTGTATTAAAAGGTCTTCACAGTATTGAAGAGCTGAAAAAAGCAATTAGACTCATTTCGACTTCTGATCAAAAATTTATTTCACCGGAGGTTGCTTCTGCTTTGCAGGAGAAAAACAATTTCGAAATAGACGATCTGGATATTCGAATTTTAAAATATCTGGCAAACGGAACTTCACAAGATGAAATCATAGAGATTTTTAAAAATTCAGACGTAAAACCCAACAGCAAAAGTGCCATAGAAAAAAGACTTTCGAAGCTCAAAGACTTTTTTAAAGCGAACAATACAGTTCATTTGGTTTCCATCACAAAAGATATGGGAATCATTTAA
- a CDS encoding tetratricopeptide repeat-containing sensor histidine kinase — translation MVRSPFFILLIFLFFLSCEEKATVQIKPGLNKKTAVMLQKKAIDHFKKSNYNSAFYYFNKSKIRFESIKDSSNVVYNLIQMAYIQQINGDYYGSKETLTEALPYGKNDNNYKAAINNFFGIADKELAVYDDAIFYYNEAIKDSNDSISKQSPLNNIAVVYIKQKKYNEAIEILEAILNKKIFDDKEHWKSKSRVIDNLGYAYFKKDLNEKGIQLMTESLALRKQINDSYGSIESYLHLAEYYSHTNRKKSNESALIAYRIATETNSVDERLKALSFLISNDAGTKYGQQYITLNDSIIKIRNNFKNKFAKIKYDSKKEKDENQKLRLEKIENELSLQEAKYQRIFLGIGITSLVILIIILVIYFRNKNRITEIKTSYKTETRIAKDIHDGLANDVFHAITFTQTQPLVTQKDKESLLKKLDDIYIRVRGISRENNDIDTGPNFPKILKDMLSTYNNNTTNVIINGIEKVNWEVMDDLKKVAVQRVLHELMVNMKKHSEASVVALKFESNSNTLFINYSDNGKGCEKEKIIKNGMQNMENRILSNKGTITFDTEPNNGFKVKITMPK, via the coding sequence ATGGTACGATCCCCGTTTTTTATTTTATTAATCTTTCTGTTTTTCCTTTCTTGTGAAGAGAAAGCAACTGTTCAAATCAAACCTGGTCTGAATAAAAAAACAGCTGTAATGCTGCAGAAAAAAGCCATTGATCATTTTAAGAAAAGCAATTATAATAGTGCCTTTTACTATTTTAATAAATCAAAAATAAGATTTGAGAGCATTAAAGACAGCAGCAATGTTGTTTACAATCTAATACAGATGGCTTACATACAGCAAATAAATGGTGATTATTACGGAAGCAAGGAAACCCTTACAGAAGCCTTGCCTTACGGAAAAAATGATAATAATTATAAAGCCGCCATTAATAATTTCTTTGGAATTGCAGACAAAGAACTAGCCGTTTATGATGATGCTATTTTCTATTATAATGAAGCAATTAAGGATTCTAATGACTCCATATCAAAACAATCGCCGTTAAATAATATAGCCGTTGTTTATATCAAACAAAAAAAATATAACGAAGCAATTGAAATTTTAGAAGCTATCTTAAATAAAAAAATATTTGATGACAAGGAACATTGGAAAAGTAAATCTAGAGTAATCGATAATCTTGGATATGCGTATTTTAAAAAAGATTTAAATGAGAAAGGTATACAATTAATGACTGAAAGTCTTGCCTTACGAAAACAAATAAATGATTCATACGGAAGTATCGAAAGTTACCTGCATTTAGCCGAATATTACTCTCACACTAATAGAAAGAAATCAAATGAATCTGCACTCATTGCGTACAGAATAGCAACTGAGACCAACAGCGTAGATGAAAGATTAAAAGCTTTATCTTTTTTAATTTCTAATGATGCCGGAACCAAATACGGACAGCAATACATTACTCTGAACGACAGCATCATTAAAATCAGAAACAACTTTAAAAACAAATTTGCCAAAATAAAATACGATTCAAAAAAAGAAAAAGACGAAAATCAGAAACTTCGACTGGAAAAAATAGAGAATGAATTATCGCTTCAGGAAGCAAAATATCAAAGGATATTTTTAGGAATCGGCATAACTTCTTTAGTAATTTTAATTATAATATTGGTGATTTACTTCAGAAATAAAAATAGAATTACTGAAATCAAAACTTCTTATAAAACTGAAACCCGAATTGCAAAAGACATTCACGACGGATTGGCAAATGATGTTTTTCATGCCATTACCTTTACCCAGACACAACCTTTAGTTACTCAAAAAGATAAAGAAAGCTTATTGAAAAAACTAGATGATATTTATATTCGTGTTAGAGGTATTTCCAGAGAAAACAATGATATTGATACGGGACCAAACTTTCCAAAAATTTTAAAAGATATGCTTTCGACTTATAACAACAATACTACAAATGTTATTATCAATGGTATCGAAAAAGTAAATTGGGAAGTTATGGATGATCTAAAAAAAGTGGCTGTGCAGCGCGTTTTACATGAATTAATGGTAAATATGAAAAAACACAGCGAGGCGTCGGTAGTTGCTTTAAAGTTTGAGAGTAATTCCAATACCTTATTTATAAATTACAGTGATAACGGAAAAGGCTGCGAAAAAGAAAAAATTATTAAAAATGGCATGCAAAATATGGAAAACCGTATTTTGTCTAATAAAGGAACTATTACTTTTGACACTGAACCCAATAATGGTTTCAAAGTAAAAATAACAATGCCTAAATAA